From a single Capsicum annuum cultivar UCD-10X-F1 chromosome 12, UCD10Xv1.1, whole genome shotgun sequence genomic region:
- the LOC107870502 gene encoding uncharacterized protein LOC107870502 yields the protein MSVACGFECVVVLGCMRWVWKRCTYIGNDDSATWPPATYDEFEPIPRLCRTILAVYEDDLHKPKFAPEGGYRLNPHWAVKHVAYKETLGNAPPYLIYLDHDNHEIVVAIRGLNLVKESDYKVLMDNKLGKQMFDGGYVHHGLLKAAIWMLNKESETLKKLWVENGKSYKMIFAGHSLGSGVASLLTIIVANHGDRLGGIPRSLISCYAVAPARCMSLNLAVKYADIIHSVILQDDFLPRTPTPLEDIFTSVFCLPCLLFLVCLRDTFIPEGRKLRDPRRLYAPGRMYHVIERKFCRCGRYPPDVRTAIPVDGRFEHIVLSCNATSDHAIIWIQRETEKALARLKEAMSAEAPTAPPPVQKIVRQHTLEKEHKKALERAVTLNIPHAVPTDADEEPSAHKAEESSRGVTTEATSLVEGASTSTDHSTDARANWNEVVEKLFARDEERKLMNKEESSSSTV from the exons ATGTCAGTTGCTTGTGGATTTGAGTGTGTAGTTGTGTTAGGATGTATGCGTTGGGTATGGAAACGTTGTACTTACATAGGCAATGATGACAGTGCCACGTGGCCTCCAGCAACCTACGATGAATTCGAACCTATACCTCGTCTTTGTCGTACAATTCTTGCTGTTTATGAAGATGATCTCCATAAACCAAAGTTTGCACCTGAAGGAGGTTATAGGCTTAATCCCCATTGGGCTGTGAAGCATGTTGCATATAAAGAGACACTTG GTAATGCTCCACCTTATTTGATTTACCTTGATCATGACAACCATGAGATTGTTGTAGCCATACGGGGTTTAAATTTGGTTAAAGAAAGTGATTATAAAGTCTTGATGGATAATAAGCTTGGGAAACAGATGTTTGATGGTGGGTATGTGCATCATGGTTTGTTGAAAGCGGCAATTTGGATGTTGAATAAAGAATCCGAAACTTTGAAAAAGCTTTGGGTTGAGAATGGGAAGAGTTACAAGATGATATTTGCGGGGCATTCTTTGGGTTCTGGAGTTGCATCCTTGTTGACTATAATTGTGGCAAATCACGGGGATAGATTAGGCGGTATTCCGAGGAGTTTAATCAGTTGCTATGCTGTTGCTCCTGCTAGGTGTATGTCGCTCAACTTAGCTGTTAAATATGCTGATATTATCCACTCAGTGATTTTGCAG GATGATTTCTTACCACGAACGCCCACCCCACTGGAAGATATATTCACATCCGTCTTCTG TTTACCGTGCTTGTTATTTTTGGTGTGCTTGAGAGATACCTTCATACCTGAAGGTAGGAAGCTCAGAGATCCAAGAAGATTATATGCACCTGGTCGAATGTATCACGTCATTGAGAGAAAATTTTGCAG ATGTGGGAGATACCCTCCAGATGTTAGAACTGCCATCCCCGTTGATGGAAGATTTGAACATATTGTGCTGTCATGCAATGCGACATCTGATCATGCAATTATTTGGATACAAAGAGAAACAGAGAAAGCGTTAGCG AGACTCAAGGAGGCTATGAGTGCTGAGGCACCGACAGCTCCACCACCCGTGCAGAAAATCGTAAGGCAGCACACACTAGAAAAAGAACacaagaaggcattagaaagaGCCGTCACTTTAAACATTCCACACGCGGTGCCAACAGACGCAGATGAGGAACCTTCAGCGCATAAAGCGGAAGAATCATCACGAGGAGTAACAACAGAGGCGACTTCCCTCGTAGAAGGTGCATCCACAAGTACGGACCATTCCACCGATGCAAGAGCTAACTGGAACGAAGTAGTTGAAAAGCTTTTCGCGAGAGATGAAGAGCGGAAgttaatgaacaaagaagaaagTAGTAGTAGTACTGTATGA
- the LOC107870500 gene encoding THO complex subunit 4D isoform X1 produces MASLDMSLEDMIKSRRNTERGGRGQGRARRGRGAGGSFRGGSFRGGRTTGAPRRGPLGVNARPSAYTIAKTFRRTKNLPWQNGLFEDSLRAAGLSSVLESGTKLYVSNLDTGVTNEDIRELFTEIGELVRFAIHFDKNGRPSGAAEVVFARRSDAFQALKRYNNVQLDGKPMKIEIVGSNPEIPLAARVNVVGGTNRRRTVVMAPGGPARGRGGAIGRGSSQRGRGGLRNAPGRGRGGGRGWGRGRGRGGRGSNRGADKSAEDLDKELENYHANADAMEA; encoded by the exons ATGGCTTCGCTGGATATGTCCCTGGAGGATATGATAAAAAGTAGGAGAAATACCGAGAGGGGTGGTAGGGGTCAAGGCAGGGCCCGACGTGGAAGAGGGGCAGGGGGATCATTTAGAGGTGGATCATTTAGAGGTGGAAGAACAACAGGAGCTCCTCGTAGAGGGCCACTTGGCGTTAATGCGCGGCCATCAGCCTACACAATTGCCAAG ACATTCCGCAGAACCAAGAATTTGCCGTGGCAGAATGGTTTGTTTGAAGATAGCCTTAGAGCTGCAGGATTGTCATCAGTGTTGGAGAGTGGCACAAAGTTATATGTTTCCAATTTGGACACTGGAGTGACTAATGAAGATATAAGG GAACTCTTTACGGAGATTGGAGAACTAGTACGATTTGCAATCCACTTTGACAAAAATGGACGTCCAAGT GGCGCTGCTGAAGTGGTCTTTGCCAGAAGAAGTGATGCATTCCAAGCTCTTAAAAGATACAACAATGTGCAGTTGGATGGGAAGCCTATGAAGATTGAAATAGTTGGTTCCAACCCAGAAATTCCTTTGGCAGCTCGTGTAAATGTAGTTGGAGGAACCAACCGGAGGAGGACTGTTGTCATGGC GCCGGGTGGTCCAGCTCGTGGAAGAGGAGGCGCTATTGGTCGTGGTTCTAG TCAAAGGGGCCGTGGTGGTTTGAGAAATGCACCTGGACGCGGTCGGGGTGGTGGTCGTGGTTGGGGTAGAGGTCGTGGCCGAGGTGGTAGGGGAAGTAACAGGGGTGCTGATAAGTCTGCTGAGGATCTTGACAAGGAGCTGGAAAACTACCATGCCAATGCTGACGCCATGGAAGCTTGA
- the LOC107870500 gene encoding THO complex subunit 4D isoform X2, with the protein MTFRRTKNLPWQNGLFEDSLRAAGLSSVLESGTKLYVSNLDTGVTNEDIRELFTEIGELVRFAIHFDKNGRPSGAAEVVFARRSDAFQALKRYNNVQLDGKPMKIEIVGSNPEIPLAARVNVVGGTNRRRTVVMAPGGPARGRGGAIGRGSSQRGRGGLRNAPGRGRGGGRGWGRGRGRGGRGSNRGADKSAEDLDKELENYHANADAMEA; encoded by the exons ATG ACATTCCGCAGAACCAAGAATTTGCCGTGGCAGAATGGTTTGTTTGAAGATAGCCTTAGAGCTGCAGGATTGTCATCAGTGTTGGAGAGTGGCACAAAGTTATATGTTTCCAATTTGGACACTGGAGTGACTAATGAAGATATAAGG GAACTCTTTACGGAGATTGGAGAACTAGTACGATTTGCAATCCACTTTGACAAAAATGGACGTCCAAGT GGCGCTGCTGAAGTGGTCTTTGCCAGAAGAAGTGATGCATTCCAAGCTCTTAAAAGATACAACAATGTGCAGTTGGATGGGAAGCCTATGAAGATTGAAATAGTTGGTTCCAACCCAGAAATTCCTTTGGCAGCTCGTGTAAATGTAGTTGGAGGAACCAACCGGAGGAGGACTGTTGTCATGGC GCCGGGTGGTCCAGCTCGTGGAAGAGGAGGCGCTATTGGTCGTGGTTCTAG TCAAAGGGGCCGTGGTGGTTTGAGAAATGCACCTGGACGCGGTCGGGGTGGTGGTCGTGGTTGGGGTAGAGGTCGTGGCCGAGGTGGTAGGGGAAGTAACAGGGGTGCTGATAAGTCTGCTGAGGATCTTGACAAGGAGCTGGAAAACTACCATGCCAATGCTGACGCCATGGAAGCTTGA
- the LOC107870499 gene encoding uncharacterized protein LOC107870499 isoform X2 — translation MGSRLGRRVVNFANLPIKLLMPSSFSNITEIALKTIPAASKIEIKRVLESLYGFEVEKVQTLNMDGKKKKRGGLLIAKPDYKKAYVTLKNPLSISPDLFPIRVIQEEKKNMSNKSKSSSIVEDDEPKKMHWLEEKKDGRNRPDMRFGRGRYHGEERSDVGRDRGRDVGSAAAKFPWSSMRSYTSR, via the exons ATGGGAAGTAGATTAGGAAGAAGAGTTGTAAACTTTGCGAATCTTCCGATTAAACTCCTCATGCCTTCCTCTTTCTCCAACATCACCGAGATCGCCCTCAAAACCATCCCCGCTGCTTCCAAG ATTGAGATAAAGAGGGTTTTGGAGTCTCTCTATGGCTTTGAAGTTGAAAAGGTCCAAACTCTTAACATGGatggaaagaagaagaagagaggtgGGCTGTTAATTGCTAAACCAGACTACAAAAAAGCTTATGTTACTCTTAAGAATCCATTGTCTATATCGCCCGACCTTTTCCCTATACGAGTGATccaagaggaaaagaagaatatGAGTAACAAATCTAAGTCGTCTAGCATTGTTGAGGATGATGAACCTAAGAAGATGCATTGGCTTGAGGAGAAGAAAGATGGAAGGAATAGGCCAGATATGAGATTCGGTCGTGGCCGTTACCATGGTGAAGAACGTTCTGATGTTGGCCGCGACCGTGGTAGAGATGTTGGCTCTGCAGCGGCAAAGTTCCCTTGGAGCAGTATGAGGTCTTACACTTCTAG ATAA
- the LOC107870499 gene encoding uncharacterized protein LOC107870499 isoform X1 yields the protein MGSRLGRRVVNFANLPIKLLMPSSFSNITEIALKTIPAASKIEIKRVLESLYGFEVEKVQTLNMDGKKKKRGGLLIAKPDYKKAYVTLKNPLSISPDLFPIRVIQEEKKNMSNKSKSSSIVEDDEPKKMHWLEEKKDGRNRPDMRFGRGRYHGEERSDVGRDRGRDVGSAAAKFPWSSMRSYTSR from the exons ATGGGAAGTAGATTAGGAAGAAGAGTTGTAAACTTTGCGAATCTTCCGATTAAACTCCTCATGCCTTCCTCTTTCTCCAACATCACCGAGATCGCCCTCAAAACCATCCCCGCTGCTTCCAAG ATTGAGATAAAGAGGGTTTTGGAGTCTCTCTATGGCTTTGAAGTTGAAAAGGTCCAAACTCTTAACATGGatggaaagaagaagaagagaggtgGGCTGTTAATTGCTAAACCAGACTACAAAAAAGCTTATGTTACTCTTAAGAATCCATTGTCTATATCGCCCGACCTTTTCCCTATACGAGTGATccaagaggaaaagaagaatatGAGTAACAAATCTAAGTCGTCTAGCATTGTTGAGGATGATGAACCTAAGAAGATGCATTGGCTTGAGGAGAAGAAAGATGGAAGGAATAGGCCAGATATGAGATTCGGTCGTGGCCGTTACCATGGTGAAGAACGTTCTGATGTTGGCCGCGACCGTGGTAGAGATGTTGGCTCTGCAGCGGCAAAGTTCCCTTGGAGCAGTATGAGGTCTTACACTTCTAGGTAG